A single window of Martelella sp. NC20 DNA harbors:
- a CDS encoding SDR family NAD(P)-dependent oxidoreductase has translation MGVQGDVSDPGAVDRLYVRIKQDHGHVDVVFAIAGVSETAPIGEIREDHFDRVFNINVKGTVFTVQKALPLMSAGASVVLAGSGAGSKGFANLSIYSATKAAIRSFARTWTVDLKGRGIRVNVVSPGMVLTPAMATYLRNNAGIEEWMDQAIPFGRLGQTEEVARAVLFLASGESSFVGGEELMVDGGFVAV, from the coding sequence ATCGGCGTTCAGGGCGATGTGAGCGACCCTGGCGCGGTCGACCGGCTTTACGTCCGGATAAAGCAGGATCACGGCCACGTGGATGTGGTCTTTGCCATTGCCGGCGTGTCTGAAACAGCGCCGATCGGGGAGATCCGAGAAGACCATTTCGACCGCGTATTCAACATCAACGTCAAAGGGACGGTCTTCACGGTGCAGAAAGCTCTGCCGTTGATGTCAGCCGGCGCGTCCGTCGTGTTGGCCGGCTCGGGCGCCGGCAGCAAGGGCTTCGCCAACCTCTCGATCTACAGCGCGACGAAAGCAGCGATCCGATCCTTTGCACGAACCTGGACGGTCGACCTGAAAGGCCGCGGCATTCGTGTCAACGTGGTGTCGCCGGGCATGGTTCTGACCCCGGCCATGGCGACCTACCTTCGAAACAATGCCGGTATTGAGGAATGGATGGACCAAGCCATCCCGTTCGGCAGGCTCGGACAGACTGAAGAGGTTGCCAGGGCCGTGCTGTTTCTAGCCTCGGGCGAGAGCAGCTTCGTTGGAGGCGAGGAACTGATGGTGGATGGCGGCTTCGTGGCGGTTTGA
- a CDS encoding ATP-binding cassette domain-containing protein, giving the protein MRHENNRSGLSLSNIVIRLGSDTLIDLSAHVSSGEVLTVMGPSGSGKSTLLSFIGGFLDPVFETAGRVSIDCIDLLALPPEARRAGILFQDPLLFPHMSVGANIEFAIPADVKDRRARRHIAAGILAEMDLAGFENRDPATLSGGQKARVALARVLVSRPRLLLLDEPFSKLDTELRAQMRHLVFTKMRDADLPVILVTHDEADADAAGGVVHRVGPKDQPYA; this is encoded by the coding sequence ATGCGGCACGAAAATAACCGAAGCGGCCTTTCACTTTCCAATATCGTGATCCGTCTCGGCAGCGACACGCTGATCGATCTGTCAGCGCATGTTTCATCCGGCGAAGTGTTGACCGTGATGGGGCCTTCCGGCTCCGGCAAATCGACGCTGCTCTCTTTCATCGGCGGTTTTCTCGATCCGGTCTTCGAAACCGCGGGAAGAGTCTCCATCGATTGTATCGATCTGCTCGCCCTGCCGCCGGAAGCGCGACGGGCCGGCATCCTGTTCCAGGATCCGCTCCTGTTCCCGCACATGTCGGTCGGAGCCAATATTGAATTCGCGATTCCCGCCGACGTGAAGGATCGCCGCGCCCGGCGACACATCGCAGCCGGTATTCTGGCCGAAATGGATCTTGCCGGTTTCGAAAACCGTGACCCGGCAACGCTTTCCGGCGGGCAGAAGGCCCGGGTCGCGCTTGCGCGTGTGCTCGTCTCGCGCCCGAGGCTTTTACTGCTGGACGAACCCTTCTCCAAGCTCGACACGGAATTGCGCGCGCAGATGCGCCACCTCGTCTTCACCAAGATGCGCGATGCCGACCTTCCTGTCATTCTCGTGACCCATGATGAGGCCGATGCGGATGCCGCAGGCGGTGTCGTCCATCGCGTCGGCCCTAAAGACCAGCCCTATGCTTGA
- a CDS encoding dihydrolipoyl dehydrogenase family protein, with amino-acid sequence MAPTDKKPKTNGQRWKRPKRFDRNLIVIGAGSAGLVSAYIAAGAKAKVTLVEVNKMGGDCLNFGCVPSKALIGSAKAAHRMRHAERYGLRPVKPEISFSAVMERVHSVIAEIEPHDSIERYTALGVEVLQGYAKLIDPWTVEIALSSGETRRLTTRAIIIATGARPFVPPIPGIDEVGYLTSDTLWDSLRERPEAPKRLVVLGGGPIGCELAQSFARLGSKVTQIEMAPRLMMREDEDASGLVEASLRSDGVAVLTGHKAVACGVEAGNKWIEVEHGGERQRIEFDDMIAAVGRSPRLKGFGLEELGIKTDRVVATNAYLQTLHPNILAAGDVAGPYQFTHVAGHQAWFATINALFGDIRRFKTDYRVIPWATFTDPEVARVGLSETEARENNIPHEVTRFGNDDLDRAIADGSPGGFVKVLTVPGKDRILGATIVGDHAGDLLAEFVFAMKHGHGLGKILGTIHIYPTLAEANKMVAGQWRRNHLNGVLLSLLERFQTWRRG; translated from the coding sequence ATGGCACCGACAGATAAAAAGCCGAAAACCAACGGACAGCGGTGGAAACGGCCGAAGCGGTTTGACCGCAACCTCATCGTGATCGGCGCAGGCTCCGCCGGTCTTGTCTCGGCCTATATCGCCGCGGGCGCAAAGGCAAAGGTGACGCTGGTCGAGGTGAACAAGATGGGTGGCGACTGCCTGAACTTCGGCTGTGTGCCATCCAAGGCGCTGATCGGCAGCGCGAAGGCGGCGCATCGAATGCGCCACGCTGAGCGCTATGGCCTCAGACCGGTCAAGCCGGAGATTTCCTTTTCCGCCGTCATGGAGCGGGTGCATTCGGTGATCGCCGAAATCGAGCCGCATGACAGCATCGAACGCTATACCGCACTGGGTGTCGAGGTCCTGCAAGGCTATGCGAAGCTGATCGATCCCTGGACGGTGGAGATTGCGTTGAGCAGCGGCGAAACCCGACGGCTGACAACCCGCGCGATCATCATTGCCACAGGCGCGCGCCCCTTTGTGCCGCCAATTCCCGGTATCGACGAGGTCGGCTATCTCACATCGGATACGCTCTGGGATAGTCTGCGCGAGCGCCCCGAGGCTCCAAAACGGCTGGTCGTTCTGGGCGGCGGGCCGATCGGCTGCGAACTGGCGCAAAGTTTTGCACGGCTTGGGTCAAAGGTCACTCAGATCGAAATGGCGCCGCGCCTGATGATGCGCGAGGATGAGGACGCCTCCGGGCTCGTCGAGGCATCCCTCCGATCGGATGGCGTGGCGGTTCTGACGGGTCACAAGGCTGTCGCCTGCGGCGTGGAAGCGGGCAATAAATGGATCGAGGTCGAACACGGTGGTGAAAGACAGCGCATCGAATTCGATGACATGATCGCAGCCGTTGGCCGGTCGCCGCGGCTGAAAGGTTTCGGGTTGGAAGAGCTCGGCATTAAGACGGACCGTGTCGTCGCGACCAATGCGTATCTGCAGACGCTTCACCCGAATATCCTCGCCGCCGGTGATGTCGCGGGGCCTTATCAGTTCACCCATGTCGCCGGGCATCAGGCCTGGTTTGCCACGATCAATGCGCTTTTTGGCGACATCAGGCGTTTCAAGACCGACTACCGCGTCATTCCCTGGGCAACGTTCACAGATCCGGAGGTGGCGCGCGTCGGCCTGTCCGAGACCGAGGCGAGGGAAAACAACATTCCCCACGAAGTGACGCGCTTCGGCAACGACGATCTCGACCGCGCAATCGCCGATGGTTCGCCAGGCGGCTTCGTCAAGGTGCTGACGGTTCCGGGCAAGGACAGGATCCTCGGTGCGACCATCGTCGGCGACCATGCGGGTGATCTGCTCGCGGAATTCGTTTTCGCCATGAAACACGGACACGGCCTGGGCAAGATCCTGGGTACGATCCATATCTATCCGACGCTGGCCGAAGCCAACAAGATGGTTGCGGGCCAGTGGCGCCGCAACCATCTCAACGGCGTCCTCCTTTCGCTGCTCGAACGATTCCAGACATGGAGGCGCGGATGA
- a CDS encoding TVP38/TMEM64 family protein, with protein MPDDHNQPRPPTGNTASAKPLSRFAPVGIILLGLALGYALGLQNYLNLGFLAEQRQVLRAYVDANTAWSALIFVSVYIVAVAFSFPVASILTIFGGFLFGWLAGGALVAVGATAGASILFLATRSAFGSFLQHRVDGVVRKLADGFRENAFGYLFVIRLAPVFPFFVVNIAAALFDISLGRFVAATFFGILPGTFAYAYLGQGVDSVLVAAQEAGREARISDLVTRDITLAFFALAVVALIPTVVRQIRRRRIGS; from the coding sequence ATGCCTGATGACCATAACCAACCACGCCCGCCAACAGGCAACACAGCTTCAGCAAAACCCCTGTCGCGCTTCGCGCCTGTCGGCATTATCTTGCTGGGGCTGGCGCTCGGCTATGCCCTTGGCTTGCAGAACTATCTGAACCTCGGGTTTCTTGCCGAACAACGGCAGGTGTTGCGGGCCTATGTGGATGCCAATACGGCCTGGTCGGCGCTGATTTTTGTCAGCGTCTACATTGTTGCCGTCGCCTTTTCGTTTCCGGTGGCGTCGATCCTCACCATCTTCGGCGGGTTCCTGTTCGGCTGGCTGGCTGGCGGGGCGCTCGTCGCCGTCGGCGCCACGGCCGGCGCATCAATCCTGTTTCTGGCGACGCGTTCGGCCTTTGGCAGCTTTTTGCAGCACCGTGTCGACGGGGTCGTCAGGAAACTCGCGGATGGCTTTCGCGAAAATGCATTCGGGTATCTGTTCGTCATCCGGCTCGCGCCGGTGTTTCCGTTCTTCGTGGTGAACATCGCCGCCGCCCTGTTCGACATCAGCCTCGGGCGCTTCGTCGCCGCAACCTTTTTCGGCATCCTGCCCGGCACCTTTGCCTATGCCTATCTCGGCCAGGGCGTCGACAGCGTGCTGGTCGCCGCGCAGGAGGCGGGACGCGAGGCGCGGATTTCCGATCTGGTGACGCGAGACATCACGCTCGCTTTTTTTGCGCTGGCCGTAGTGGCGCTGATCCCGACGGTCGTCAGGCAGATCCGCAGACGCCGGATCGGTTCCTGA
- a CDS encoding CDP-alcohol phosphatidyltransferase family protein, with the protein MIDARILPLQRAGLQPIAGLLARRGVRADVISLIGFLAGLGAFIGLCFGAWLLALALVLCNRVLDGLDGAVARIQGPTDRGAYLDIALDMVFYALIPLGFAVQAPAIHALPAAVLIVSFVGTGSSFLAFSAVAAKRGKRAPEFPTKGIYYAGGLAEGFETIAVFVAMCLFPGNFPVIAYGFAALCALTTVIRWRQGWAAFSGAEK; encoded by the coding sequence ATGATCGACGCCCGGATATTGCCGCTGCAGCGTGCTGGCCTTCAGCCGATTGCCGGGCTTCTGGCACGGCGCGGCGTGCGCGCCGACGTGATCAGCCTCATCGGGTTCCTCGCCGGTCTCGGCGCCTTCATCGGCCTGTGCTTCGGTGCATGGTTGCTGGCGCTCGCCCTTGTTCTCTGCAACCGGGTCTTGGACGGGCTGGACGGCGCCGTGGCGCGCATCCAGGGCCCGACGGATCGCGGGGCCTATCTCGATATTGCGCTCGATATGGTGTTTTACGCCCTCATACCGCTGGGTTTTGCCGTTCAGGCTCCCGCTATCCATGCACTGCCGGCGGCTGTGCTGATCGTCTCCTTCGTCGGAACCGGCTCGTCCTTCCTCGCCTTTTCCGCAGTGGCCGCCAAGCGCGGTAAAAGGGCGCCGGAATTTCCCACGAAGGGCATCTATTACGCCGGAGGATTGGCGGAAGGGTTCGAGACAATCGCGGTATTCGTCGCAATGTGCCTGTTTCCCGGAAATTTCCCCGTGATCGCCTACGGCTTTGCTGCGCTCTGCGCGCTTACCACCGTGATCCGATGGCGGCAGGGCTGGGCCGCCTTTTCCGGCGCCGAAAAATGA
- a CDS encoding ABC transporter permease, which yields MQGAQAEAGRWLARLAASAVVVTLALLVLPITFGLLGTLLPAFGYLPALGGHHFGLDAFASLFAAPGLTDATMLSFMTGLVTTGLSLTITLVFIAGFAGTPTLSRVQHLLSPLLAVPHAAAAFGLAFLIAPSGYLVRLAAPILGIERPPDILIPHDPLGLAMIAGLVLKETPFLFLVTLAALPQIDLASARRLAASFGYGRISGFIYLLWPALYRQIRFAVYAVIAYSTSVVDVALILGPNLPGTLATRLVQWMSDPDLTFRFMASAGAIVQLAVTLAALLVWYALERCCATLLRLSRDRGCRFARDAALRRFSAVVIGILGFAVFAGLILLAIWSVAGLWQFPDLLPQSFTLRSWVRALPQMIDPLFTTLVTGFFSTLIAIMLTVGCLERESQTGRTGGERSLFILYLPLIVPQITFVFGLQLLFIGSGSQHRYAALILVHLVFVLPYVFLSLADPWRALDRRYEIIATALGRSRLAVLVTIRLPMLIRPILTASAIGFAVSVGQYLPTLLIGEGRLQTITTEAVALASGNNRRVIGVYALLQTILPLIAFSLAAMLPALLHRNRRDMRV from the coding sequence ATTCAGGGCGCACAAGCTGAAGCGGGGCGATGGCTGGCGCGCCTTGCCGCAAGCGCGGTCGTGGTCACCCTTGCTCTTCTGGTGCTGCCCATCACCTTCGGATTGCTCGGAACATTGCTCCCCGCCTTCGGCTACCTGCCTGCACTCGGCGGTCACCACTTCGGTCTCGATGCCTTCGCCAGCCTGTTTGCCGCGCCGGGGCTGACCGACGCGACGATGCTGAGTTTCATGACCGGGTTGGTTACCACCGGGCTTTCCCTCACGATCACCCTGGTTTTTATCGCAGGATTTGCCGGAACGCCGACGCTATCGCGCGTTCAGCATCTGCTCTCGCCGCTTCTTGCCGTGCCGCATGCGGCGGCAGCCTTCGGGCTTGCCTTCCTGATTGCTCCCTCAGGCTATCTGGTCCGGCTCGCGGCGCCCATTCTCGGCATCGAACGGCCACCGGATATCCTGATCCCGCATGATCCTCTGGGACTTGCGATGATCGCCGGACTGGTGCTCAAGGAAACGCCCTTCCTGTTTCTCGTCACGCTCGCCGCCCTGCCGCAGATCGATCTGGCCTCTGCCCGCAGGCTGGCAGCCTCCTTCGGTTACGGACGGATCAGCGGCTTCATCTACCTTCTGTGGCCTGCGCTCTACCGGCAGATCCGTTTCGCCGTCTATGCCGTCATCGCCTATTCCACATCGGTGGTGGACGTCGCGCTGATCCTTGGACCCAACCTGCCGGGCACGCTCGCCACGCGTCTCGTGCAATGGATGAGCGATCCCGATCTCACCTTTCGTTTCATGGCCTCCGCCGGCGCTATCGTTCAACTGGCGGTGACGCTTGCGGCGCTCCTCGTCTGGTATGCGCTGGAGCGGTGCTGCGCCACATTACTTCGGCTGTCGCGGGATCGCGGTTGCCGCTTCGCGCGGGATGCGGCACTGCGGCGGTTCTCGGCTGTCGTGATCGGGATCCTCGGCTTCGCCGTTTTTGCAGGTCTCATACTGCTCGCGATCTGGTCCGTGGCCGGGCTGTGGCAATTTCCAGACCTTTTGCCGCAGAGCTTTACCTTGCGCAGTTGGGTGCGGGCATTGCCACAGATGATCGATCCGCTTTTCACCACGCTTGTAACCGGCTTTTTCTCGACACTGATCGCCATCATGCTGACGGTCGGCTGCCTCGAACGGGAGAGCCAGACTGGACGGACCGGCGGTGAACGGAGCCTGTTCATTCTGTACCTGCCGCTGATCGTGCCCCAGATTACCTTCGTGTTCGGTCTGCAACTCCTCTTCATCGGCAGCGGCAGCCAGCATCGCTACGCCGCGCTGATCCTGGTCCATCTCGTTTTCGTCCTGCCTTATGTGTTTCTCTCGCTCGCAGATCCCTGGCGAGCGCTCGACCGGCGCTATGAAATCATCGCCACAGCGCTCGGACGTTCCCGCCTGGCCGTGCTTGTCACCATCCGCCTGCCGATGCTGATCCGACCGATCCTGACGGCCTCGGCCATCGGCTTTGCCGTTTCGGTCGGACAATACCTGCCAACGCTGCTCATCGGCGAGGGACGGTTGCAGACCATCACCACGGAGGCCGTCGCGCTCGCCTCCGGTAACAATCGCCGCGTTATCGGCGTCTATGCCCTGCTGCAGACAATTCTGCCGCTGATCGCGTTTTCACTGGCCGCGATGCTGCCCGCTCTCCTCCACCGGAACCGTCGGGACATGAGGGTTTGA
- a CDS encoding anti-sigma factor family protein — MLRCSEVAQRASLLIDGELGPLQRLNIKLHLAMCRGCRAFVAQMRITRDLTRTASGSEEQHIDPEIQAALAQRRPRPVGRI, encoded by the coding sequence ATGTTGCGATGCAGTGAAGTCGCCCAACGCGCCAGCCTTCTCATAGACGGCGAGCTCGGCCCGTTGCAGCGCCTCAACATCAAGCTGCACCTCGCCATGTGCCGCGGTTGCCGCGCCTTTGTTGCGCAAATGCGGATCACGCGTGATCTCACACGCACGGCAAGCGGTTCGGAAGAGCAGCACATCGACCCGGAGATCCAGGCAGCACTCGCGCAAAGGCGGCCGCGGCCCGTCGGCAGGATCTGA
- a CDS encoding RNA polymerase sigma factor — protein sequence MSNTKNDEQALARLLVEGDHEAFERLFRRHNAAMVRFCTGMVQSRQIAEEVVQDTWVSVLNRIDLFEGRSSLASWIFTILINKARTRAKREGRVVLFDEQGDGDGLADAFDGRGRWRTMPALWDDLTPERHVAGRSILQHVEAVIATLPPAQRAVLILRGQQELDPCEVCALLDISEGNMRVLLHRARVTLRNALDCLNKDI from the coding sequence GTGAGCAATACGAAAAATGACGAGCAGGCTTTGGCGCGGTTGCTGGTTGAAGGGGACCATGAGGCCTTCGAACGCCTGTTTCGACGGCACAATGCGGCGATGGTCCGTTTCTGCACGGGGATGGTCCAGTCCCGTCAGATAGCGGAAGAGGTGGTTCAGGATACATGGGTGTCCGTGCTCAACCGTATCGACCTCTTCGAGGGACGCAGTTCGCTGGCGAGCTGGATATTCACCATCCTGATCAACAAGGCCCGCACCCGCGCAAAGCGCGAGGGGCGTGTCGTCCTGTTTGACGAGCAGGGTGACGGCGATGGGCTGGCGGATGCCTTTGACGGACGCGGACGCTGGCGCACAATGCCCGCGCTTTGGGACGATCTGACGCCCGAGCGCCATGTGGCAGGCCGGAGCATTCTGCAGCATGTCGAGGCCGTGATCGCGACGCTTCCCCCGGCGCAGCGGGCGGTGCTGATCCTGCGCGGTCAACAGGAGCTTGATCCTTGTGAGGTCTGTGCGCTTCTCGACATCAGCGAGGGAAACATGCGCGTTTTGTTGCATCGGGCGCGTGTGACGCTGCGCAACGCCCTTGACTGTCTGAACAAGGACATCTGA
- a CDS encoding quinone oxidoreductase family protein, producing the protein MKAAIITSPEAGPRYGDFKEPEAAEGEAVISVTAAPISPIVRTRAAMKPASDDGKGFVVGVDGVGKDASGRYVYFLFPKAPFDALAERTLVPAAMTVPVPDGLSDIRAAAIATAGLASWDALTRRVPIKSGQTVLVTGANGAAGRLALNVARHLGAGRTIAVVRSADKLDGLAADTGIALDARDADDALKAVFDVGVDVVLDFVWGSVAERVLTVAMAGRGSPAGEPRCSYLVLGTLGGTTVPLSGYGLQSSGLDILGAGIGSVPVRDYLASAGELMAAAQEAGWTPPCEVVPLADIASVWKRSGEVRYIIHPDVTG; encoded by the coding sequence ATGAAAGCTGCGATCATCACATCGCCCGAGGCTGGCCCTCGTTACGGCGACTTCAAGGAGCCAGAAGCCGCCGAGGGCGAAGCTGTCATTTCTGTAACCGCGGCGCCGATCAGCCCGATCGTGCGTACGCGGGCCGCGATGAAACCCGCGTCAGATGACGGCAAAGGCTTCGTGGTCGGCGTCGATGGGGTGGGTAAGGATGCGTCGGGGCGTTATGTCTATTTTCTCTTCCCCAAGGCTCCCTTCGACGCGCTGGCGGAGCGGACGCTTGTCCCGGCGGCGATGACCGTCCCCGTTCCGGACGGATTGAGCGATATACGCGCCGCCGCGATCGCAACCGCGGGGCTCGCATCCTGGGATGCGCTGACACGCCGAGTGCCGATCAAGTCTGGACAGACGGTGCTTGTCACCGGTGCCAACGGAGCGGCCGGACGTTTGGCACTGAATGTTGCACGCCATCTCGGAGCAGGGCGCACCATCGCGGTTGTCCGTTCCGCCGACAAGCTGGATGGGCTCGCTGCCGACACCGGCATCGCGCTCGACGCGCGGGATGCAGACGATGCCCTGAAGGCTGTTTTCGACGTCGGCGTCGACGTCGTGCTCGACTTCGTCTGGGGATCGGTGGCAGAGCGTGTTCTCACCGTCGCCATGGCGGGTCGCGGTTCACCCGCGGGCGAGCCGAGGTGCTCCTACCTCGTTCTCGGAACGCTTGGCGGCACCACGGTGCCGCTCTCCGGATACGGGCTGCAAAGCTCGGGACTCGACATTCTTGGCGCGGGCATCGGCTCGGTTCCCGTGCGCGATTATCTGGCATCCGCTGGTGAACTCATGGCCGCGGCGCAAGAAGCCGGATGGACGCCGCCCTGTGAGGTCGTGCCTCTCGCAGATATCGCCAGCGTATGGAAACGGTCGGGCGAAGTGCGCTACATCATCCATCCGGACGTAACGGGCTAA
- a CDS encoding ABC transporter substrate-binding protein, producing the protein MGLMKQLLAACVITGISCLNAAAAEPDVSGWPEIEKAAAGQTVYFNAWGGSENINAYIEWVGAQMQKRHDVTVVQVKLDDTASAVSKVVAEKAAGKDEGGSVDLIWINGENFASMKQQDLLLSPGWAMSLPNWHYVDVENQPTILADSTEQTDGLESPWGGAKMVFFYDSARTDAGSLPDNAAQLLDWANKHPGRFSYPAPPDFIGSSFLKQVLSEVIDDPSKLGEPVDEKTFERDVEPLFAYLDQLHPIAWRSGHAFPQNYPDMKQKLADGELDIIFAFNPAEASAGIEAGELPDTVRSFTLSGGTLGNTHFVAIPYNANAREAALLTANFLLSPEAQLRKQDPAYWGDPTVLAMDRLPEADRAAFQSLDLGVATLPPDQLGPVIAEPHASWMDRIETEWRKRYASGN; encoded by the coding sequence ATGGGTTTGATGAAACAACTTCTGGCGGCCTGCGTCATAACCGGGATTAGCTGTCTGAACGCCGCAGCCGCCGAACCCGATGTGAGCGGCTGGCCGGAGATCGAAAAGGCAGCCGCGGGCCAGACTGTTTACTTCAATGCCTGGGGCGGCTCGGAAAACATCAACGCCTATATCGAATGGGTGGGCGCACAGATGCAAAAGCGCCATGATGTCACGGTCGTTCAGGTCAAGCTCGACGATACCGCAAGCGCCGTTTCCAAGGTGGTGGCGGAAAAGGCCGCCGGAAAAGACGAGGGTGGCTCCGTCGATCTTATCTGGATCAATGGCGAGAACTTCGCCTCGATGAAGCAGCAGGATTTGCTTCTTTCCCCCGGCTGGGCAATGTCGCTGCCCAACTGGCATTATGTGGATGTCGAGAACCAGCCGACCATCCTCGCGGATTCCACCGAGCAGACCGATGGGCTGGAAAGCCCCTGGGGCGGGGCGAAGATGGTCTTCTTTTACGACAGTGCCCGCACGGACGCCGGTTCCTTGCCGGACAATGCCGCCCAGCTCCTCGACTGGGCGAACAAGCACCCTGGCCGTTTTTCCTATCCCGCTCCGCCGGACTTCATCGGCTCGTCCTTCCTGAAGCAGGTACTGAGCGAGGTGATCGACGATCCCTCGAAGCTTGGCGAACCGGTGGACGAGAAGACCTTCGAGCGCGACGTCGAGCCGCTCTTTGCCTATCTCGACCAGTTGCATCCGATTGCCTGGCGCTCGGGCCATGCCTTTCCGCAGAACTATCCGGACATGAAGCAGAAGCTGGCTGACGGCGAACTGGATATCATCTTCGCCTTCAACCCGGCGGAAGCCTCTGCCGGTATCGAGGCGGGCGAATTGCCCGATACCGTGCGTTCCTTCACTTTGTCCGGCGGTACGCTGGGGAACACGCATTTCGTCGCCATCCCCTACAATGCCAATGCCCGGGAAGCTGCCCTGCTAACCGCCAATTTCCTGCTGTCCCCGGAAGCGCAATTGCGCAAGCAGGATCCGGCCTATTGGGGCGATCCCACCGTTCTTGCCATGGACAGGCTACCGGAAGCCGACCGCGCTGCCTTCCAATCGCTCGATCTTGGCGTGGCGACCCTTCCGCCAGACCAACTGGGACCGGTCATCGCCGAGCCCCATGCGAGCTGGATGGACAGGATCGAGACCGAGTGGCGCAAACGCTACGCAAGCGGCAACTGA
- a CDS encoding FAD-dependent oxidoreductase: MLENNETDRPIVLLGGGHAHVEVVRSLGEHGHGRKIVLVSPSRHAPYSGMLPGYIAGRYRFEDFHIDLAALCGRNDVTFLETSATGIDPKRRSVSLADGKVVGYDLLSIDIGSAPSLPAGISGGIPVKPIASFAERLAQLDALAAEHEGPFRLTIVGQGVAGIEMAFALHERFARDRVQVTLAGRALRPVPERSRRTRKLVETALQQAGIEHYSGFDVVAFENGELVARDGRRLPVDEAVWTTSSGAPEWLRKTGLELDAGGFIRVDAALRSVSHSNVFAAGDVASLPDPRPKAGVFAVRQGPILADNIRRSLTGEALRAFYPQRAWLALISLSDGRAIADKWGLAVSGRGVQAWKHWNDTRFVQRYRRPR, from the coding sequence ATGCTTGAGAACAACGAAACGGATAGACCGATTGTCCTGCTCGGTGGAGGCCATGCGCATGTCGAGGTCGTCCGCTCTCTTGGCGAACATGGTCATGGCCGGAAGATCGTGCTCGTCTCGCCATCGCGCCATGCGCCCTATTCCGGCATGTTGCCAGGCTATATCGCGGGCCGGTACCGCTTCGAGGATTTTCATATCGATCTGGCCGCCCTGTGTGGGCGCAATGACGTGACCTTTCTGGAAACATCGGCGACCGGCATCGACCCCAAGCGCCGGAGCGTATCGCTCGCCGATGGAAAAGTTGTCGGCTACGATCTGCTTTCGATCGATATCGGTTCCGCGCCTTCGCTTCCGGCAGGTATTTCAGGCGGCATCCCGGTCAAGCCGATCGCGAGTTTTGCCGAGCGTCTGGCCCAGTTGGACGCCCTGGCCGCAGAACACGAAGGACCGTTCCGCCTCACGATCGTCGGCCAGGGCGTCGCGGGGATAGAGATGGCCTTCGCTCTTCATGAGAGGTTCGCGCGCGACCGGGTGCAGGTCACGCTTGCAGGCCGCGCTCTTCGCCCTGTTCCCGAGCGCAGCAGAAGAACACGGAAACTCGTGGAAACGGCTCTGCAACAGGCTGGCATCGAACATTATTCCGGTTTCGATGTCGTCGCATTCGAAAACGGCGAACTCGTCGCCCGCGATGGCAGGCGACTTCCGGTCGACGAGGCCGTGTGGACCACGTCGAGCGGTGCTCCGGAGTGGCTTCGCAAGACCGGTCTCGAACTGGACGCGGGCGGTTTCATCCGCGTGGATGCCGCGCTGCGTTCCGTCTCCCACAGCAATGTCTTTGCAGCCGGCGATGTCGCATCGCTGCCCGACCCGCGGCCCAAGGCCGGCGTCTTCGCCGTTCGCCAGGGCCCGATCCTCGCGGACAACATCCGTCGCAGCCTGACAGGTGAAGCTTTGCGAGCCTTTTACCCCCAGCGCGCGTGGCTGGCACTTATTTCGCTGTCAGACGGACGCGCCATCGCCGACAAGTGGGGTCTCGCGGTTTCAGGACGTGGGGTGCAGGCCTGGAAGCACTGGAATGATACGCGGTTTGTTCAGCGATATCGAAGGCCGCGCTAA